The following are encoded in a window of Sphaeramia orbicularis chromosome 20, fSphaOr1.1, whole genome shotgun sequence genomic DNA:
- the LOC115411713 gene encoding aquaporin-10-like, with protein sequence MERLLRKCIIRNQLVRECLAECLGLYIAVLIGSGAAAQVITSNGNHGNYLTIQLGSALGALFGILVAHGVSGAHLNVVWSMSLSILGRHPWRKVPLYALSHLLGAFLGAATVYLQYYDAIQVFSGGQLLVAGPNATAAIFCSYPAEHLSFWGGLVDQVVATALLLICCLAVVDRRQGRLPNGLAPVLVGALILAIGLSMGSNCGFPLNPARDLGPRLFTFIAGWGEEVFTAGGGWWWIPTVAPFVGGLLGTVIYELLIEVHHLTTPHEEQSPGPELEEVVVDSGNNSKIQLEPLERSGDPLPWNGWRSQSVGDVGVGPWKTETRTSPHFRSLSLF encoded by the exons TTAATCGGATCTGGAGCGGCGGCCCAGGTCATCACATCCAACGGTAACCATGGCAACTACCTAACAATCCAACTTGGTTCTGCCCTTGGAGCGTTATTTGGGATTCTTGTTGCTCATGGAGTTTCAG GTGCTCATCTCAACGTGGTTTGGTCCATGAGTCTGTCCATCTTGGGTCGACACCCTTGGAGGAAGGTTCCCCTTTATGCACTGTCACACCTCTTGGGAGCTTTTCTCGGCGCGGCAACGGTTTATCTCCAGTACTACG ATGCCATCCAGGTGTTCAGCGGAGGTCAGCTGTTAGTGGCAGGCCCCAATGCCACCGCCGCGATCTTCTGCTCGTACCCAGCGGAGCACCTCAGCTTTTGGGGAGGCCTCGTGGATCAG GTGGTGGCCACTGCTCTGCTGCTCATCTGTTGCCTGGCTGTGGTGGATCGGAGACAGGGGCGGCTCCCTAACGGACTCGCGCCTGTCCTTGTTGGAGCGCTGATCCTCGCTATTGGACTGTCTATGGGCTCCAACTGTGGATTCCCCCTCAACCCAGCCAGGGATCTGGGGCCCCGGCTGTTCACGTTCATCGCAGGCTGGGGGGAAGAAGTGTTCAC GGCCGGAGGTGGTTGGTGGTGGATTCCCACAGTGGCCCCCTTTGTGGGTGGGCTGCTCGGAACCGTCATCTACGAGCTACTAATTGAAGTTCACCATCTGACCACGCCACATGAGGAGCAGAGTCCAGGTCCTgagctggaggaggtggtggtggactCCGGAAACAACAG CAAAATTCAGCTTGAGCCCTTGGAGCGGAGCGGTGACCCCCTGCCCTGGAACGGATGGAGAAGCCAGAGTGTCGGAGACGTCGGCGTTGGACCATGGAAGACCGAGACCAGGACCAGCCCCCATTTCCGTTCGTTGTCATTGTTTTAG